A region of Insulibacter thermoxylanivorax DNA encodes the following proteins:
- the trpB gene encoding tryptophan synthase subunit beta encodes MSQQLEREGYFGEFGGSFVPPELQEVLDYLNLQFYKYKDDPEFNEELRYYLREYIGRESPLTYAERLTKAWGGAKIYLKREDLNHTGAHKINNAIGQILLAKRMGAKRIIAETGAGQHGVATATACAMFGMECVIYMGEEDTRRQALNVFRMELLGARVVPVSKGQGRLKDAVDEALNDLVQNYKTTFYLLGSAVGPHPFPTMVKHFQSVISEESKRQILEKEGRLPDAVIACAGGGSNAIGAFAHYIDEPSVRLIGVEPDQAPTLTQGVPGTIHGFKSLVLLDEHGEPKKTYSIAAGLDYPGIGPEHSYLKVTGRAEYYAVSNEEVLDAFQELSRTEGIIPALESSHALAYAKKLAPTMSRDQIIIINLSGRGDKDVEQVFHMLKE; translated from the coding sequence ATGAGCCAACAGCTGGAGCGAGAAGGGTATTTTGGCGAGTTCGGGGGAAGCTTCGTGCCGCCGGAATTGCAGGAAGTGTTGGACTATCTCAATCTGCAGTTCTATAAGTACAAGGATGACCCGGAGTTCAACGAGGAACTGCGCTACTATCTCAGGGAGTACATAGGGCGAGAAAGCCCGTTGACCTATGCTGAGCGGCTGACCAAGGCATGGGGCGGAGCGAAAATCTATCTGAAGCGCGAAGACCTGAACCATACCGGGGCGCATAAGATCAACAATGCGATCGGCCAGATCCTGCTGGCCAAACGCATGGGCGCAAAGCGCATCATCGCCGAGACGGGCGCCGGCCAACACGGGGTTGCCACAGCCACGGCTTGCGCGATGTTCGGTATGGAATGCGTGATCTACATGGGTGAGGAGGATACGCGGCGTCAGGCACTCAATGTCTTCCGCATGGAACTGCTCGGAGCGAGGGTCGTGCCGGTAAGCAAAGGCCAGGGACGCTTAAAAGATGCGGTGGATGAGGCGCTTAACGATCTGGTACAAAACTACAAGACGACGTTCTATCTCCTCGGATCGGCGGTTGGTCCGCATCCGTTCCCGACGATGGTCAAGCATTTCCAATCCGTCATCAGTGAGGAGTCCAAGCGGCAGATCCTGGAGAAGGAAGGACGTTTGCCGGATGCCGTTATCGCCTGTGCGGGCGGCGGCAGCAACGCGATCGGTGCGTTCGCCCACTATATCGACGAGCCAAGCGTTCGCCTGATCGGTGTGGAGCCGGATCAGGCGCCGACCTTGACGCAGGGCGTGCCGGGCACGATCCATGGCTTCAAGTCTCTGGTCCTATTGGACGAGCACGGCGAGCCGAAGAAGACCTATTCGATCGCAGCAGGACTAGATTATCCGGGGATCGGACCGGAGCACAGTTATCTGAAAGTGACCGGCCGAGCGGAATACTATGCGGTATCCAATGAGGAAGTGCTGGACGCATTCCAAGAGCTGTCCCGCACGGAAGGCATCATCCCGGCGCTGGAGAGCTCACATGCTCTTGCTTATGCCAAGAAGCTCGCTCCGACCATGAGCCGGGATCAGATCATCATCATCAACCTCTCCGGCCGCGGGGACAAAGACGTCGAGCAAGTCTTCCATATGTTGAAGGAATAA